A window from Micromonospora terminaliae encodes these proteins:
- a CDS encoding bifunctional helix-turn-helix transcriptional regulator/GNAT family N-acetyltransferase gives MNSELIATVRRFNRTVTQRVGALDDHYMSRDRPLAQARLLWEIGPGGAEVAALRARLGLDSGYLSRLLRTLEGDGLVTVGPAERTGGDGRVRVATLTGAGRAEWAELDERSDELARSILEPLSDRRRERLVAAMAEVERLLVGSMVVVEPCPPGDPRARASVRAYAREIAQRFDDGFDPALSKPVRDEELVPPAGVFLLATLNGEPVGCGAVKLHPQAPAEIKRVWVADSVRGLGVGRRLLDRLERYAAERGWTAVRLDTNRNLTEAIAMYRAAGYREIAPYNDEPYAHHWFEKRLKP, from the coding sequence ATGAACTCGGAGCTCATCGCCACCGTTCGGCGGTTCAACCGGACGGTCACCCAGCGGGTCGGCGCTCTCGACGACCACTACATGTCCCGCGACCGGCCGCTGGCCCAGGCGCGGCTGCTCTGGGAGATCGGCCCCGGCGGCGCCGAGGTCGCGGCGCTGCGGGCGCGGCTCGGGCTGGACTCCGGGTACCTGAGCCGGCTGCTGCGCACGCTGGAGGGCGACGGGCTCGTGACCGTCGGCCCGGCGGAGCGGACCGGCGGCGACGGACGGGTGCGGGTCGCCACGCTCACCGGCGCCGGACGGGCCGAGTGGGCCGAGCTGGACGAGCGGTCCGACGAGCTGGCGCGCTCCATCCTCGAACCACTCAGCGACCGGCGCCGCGAGCGCCTGGTGGCGGCCATGGCGGAGGTGGAGCGGCTGCTCGTCGGCTCGATGGTGGTCGTCGAGCCCTGCCCGCCGGGCGACCCCCGGGCCCGCGCCTCGGTGCGGGCCTACGCCCGCGAGATCGCGCAGCGGTTCGACGACGGGTTCGACCCGGCACTCAGCAAGCCGGTCCGCGACGAGGAACTCGTCCCGCCGGCCGGCGTGTTCCTGCTGGCCACCCTCAACGGCGAGCCCGTCGGCTGCGGCGCGGTCAAGCTGCACCCGCAGGCGCCCGCGGAGATCAAGCGCGTCTGGGTGGCGGACAGCGTGCGGGGGCTCGGCGTCGGCCGGCGCCTGCTGGACCGGCTGGAGCGGTACGCCGCCGAGCGCGGCTGGACCGCCGTCCGGCTGGACACCAACCGCAACCTGACCGAGGCGATCGCCATGTACCGCGCCGCCGGCTACCGGGAGATCGCGCCGTACAACGACGAGCCCTACGCGCACCACTGGTTCGAGAAGCGCCTGAAGCCGTGA
- a CDS encoding DUF6010 family protein has product MFVIAPVLIGLAYAALNSLLPAVHRRPVNAVMVAGAGAAYLSGGFGVWELAFTAAMTYAAFRGLRSWRWIGVAWLMHTAWDLLHHRYGAPILPFAADSSLGCAICDPVIAVWCLAGGRSVPELWRSWVHRTAGRRTSPGGAGAQ; this is encoded by the coding sequence ATGTTCGTGATCGCGCCCGTGTTGATCGGGCTGGCCTACGCCGCGCTGAACTCGCTGCTCCCGGCCGTGCACCGCCGGCCCGTCAACGCCGTCATGGTCGCCGGCGCGGGCGCCGCCTACCTCAGCGGCGGCTTCGGGGTGTGGGAGCTGGCGTTCACCGCGGCGATGACGTACGCCGCCTTCCGCGGCCTGCGGTCCTGGCGGTGGATCGGCGTGGCGTGGCTCATGCACACCGCCTGGGACCTGCTGCACCACCGGTACGGCGCACCGATCCTGCCGTTCGCGGCGGACTCCTCGCTCGGCTGCGCGATCTGCGACCCGGTGATCGCCGTGTGGTGCCTCGCGGGCGGCCGGTCCGTACCGGAGCTGTGGCGGTCCTGGGTCCACCGGACGGCGGGCCGGCGTACCTCCCCGGGCGGCGCGGGCGCCCAGTAG
- a CDS encoding GlxA family transcriptional regulator: MHTVAVAAFDGVVGFDLATALEVFGRARLPGGAPAYQVKVCAERREVDAGSFVLRAPWRLDAVIGADTVIVPGTADLAAPASAPLLRALRRAAARGARVASICVGAFLLAEAGLLDGRRATTHWAAATELARRHPAVTVEENLLYVDEGDVLTSAGAAAGLDLCLHMVRRDHGAAVAAEVARASVMPLERAGGQAQFITHEPPAASGSLAPLLQWLASNAVRDIGLDDMAAEAAVSVRTLLRRFRAQTGTTPMQWLTHHRVRRAQHLLETSDLPVERVGQATGFASATTFRDRFKELVGVSPSAYRRTFSAR, translated from the coding sequence GTGCACACGGTGGCGGTGGCGGCGTTCGACGGGGTGGTCGGCTTCGACCTGGCGACCGCGCTCGAGGTGTTCGGCAGGGCACGGCTGCCCGGCGGCGCGCCGGCGTACCAGGTGAAGGTGTGTGCCGAGCGCCGCGAGGTCGACGCGGGTTCCTTCGTGCTGCGGGCGCCGTGGCGTCTCGACGCCGTGATCGGGGCGGACACGGTGATCGTGCCCGGCACCGCCGACCTCGCGGCGCCGGCCTCGGCGCCGCTGCTCAGGGCGCTGCGGAGGGCGGCGGCCCGGGGAGCCCGGGTGGCGTCGATCTGCGTGGGCGCCTTCCTCCTGGCCGAGGCCGGCCTGCTCGACGGCCGCCGGGCCACCACCCACTGGGCCGCCGCCACGGAGCTGGCCCGCAGGCATCCCGCCGTCACCGTCGAGGAGAACCTGCTCTACGTCGACGAGGGGGACGTGCTGACCTCGGCGGGCGCGGCCGCCGGGCTCGACCTGTGCCTGCACATGGTCCGGCGCGACCACGGCGCCGCCGTCGCCGCGGAGGTCGCCCGCGCCTCGGTGATGCCGCTGGAACGCGCCGGCGGTCAGGCGCAGTTCATCACCCACGAACCGCCGGCCGCGAGCGGCTCCCTCGCGCCGCTGCTGCAGTGGCTCGCCAGCAACGCGGTACGCGACATCGGCCTCGACGACATGGCCGCCGAGGCCGCCGTCAGCGTGCGCACCCTGCTGCGGCGCTTCCGTGCCCAGACCGGGACCACGCCCATGCAGTGGCTCACCCACCATCGGGTGCGCCGCGCGCAACACCTGCTGGAGACCAGCGACCTGCCCGTCGAGCGGGTGGGGCAGGCGACCGGCTTCGCCTCGGCGACCACCTTCCGCGACCGGTTCAAGGAACTCGTCGGCGTCAGCCCGTCGGCGTACCGGCGCACGTTCTCCGCCCGCTGA
- a CDS encoding ArsR/SmtB family transcription factor: protein MSEDDDLVFKALADPTRRALLDRLFVRDGQTLTELESEAAMTRFGVMKHLRLLEEAGLVVTRRQGREKLHFLNPVPIRLIHDRWIDKYTEHHAAALLDLKAELEGDNPKENR from the coding sequence GTGAGCGAGGACGACGATCTGGTGTTCAAGGCGCTCGCCGACCCGACCCGGCGCGCCCTGCTCGACCGGCTGTTCGTCCGCGACGGTCAGACGTTGACCGAGCTGGAGTCCGAGGCGGCCATGACCCGCTTCGGCGTCATGAAGCACCTGCGCCTGCTCGAGGAGGCCGGTCTCGTGGTCACCAGACGGCAGGGCCGGGAGAAGCTGCACTTCCTCAACCCGGTGCCGATCCGGCTGATCCACGACCGGTGGATCGACAAGTACACCGAGCACCATGCCGCGGCGCTGCTCGACCTCAAGGCGGAACTCGAAGGCGACAACCCGAAGGAGAACCGATGA
- a CDS encoding class I SAM-dependent methyltransferase, with protein sequence MPGMLASRTAVLVCQGRAAADGLVAAGRFADPTALPLLRADEREVVQQVRDGVPPPGWRQRVDFETVRASAELMAPRTIAIDDAVRAHPCPQLVILGAGLDGRAWRMPELAEVTVFEADRPASQRDKRDRAAALPGTPPRFVPVDFGRDPLAGTLAAHGHHADLATTWIWEGVVPYLTRAEVTATVAAVAACSAPGSRLVVNFQSPATSARLGRIAARLLTASTGRPSVWADEPWRSTWTPAAMAALLTRHGFTVTAGENLLDTARRLALPVRHARSLRHGQIMVADRA encoded by the coding sequence ATGCCGGGCATGCTGGCGAGCCGCACCGCGGTGCTGGTGTGCCAGGGCCGCGCCGCCGCGGACGGGCTCGTCGCCGCCGGCCGCTTCGCGGATCCGACCGCCCTGCCCCTGCTGCGCGCCGACGAGCGGGAGGTCGTGCAGCAGGTCCGCGACGGTGTCCCGCCCCCGGGGTGGCGACAGCGGGTCGACTTCGAGACGGTGCGGGCCTCGGCCGAGCTGATGGCGCCCCGGACGATCGCCATCGACGACGCGGTCCGCGCCCACCCGTGCCCGCAGCTGGTGATCCTCGGCGCCGGGCTGGACGGCCGGGCCTGGCGGATGCCGGAACTCGCCGAGGTGACGGTCTTCGAGGCCGACCGGCCGGCCAGCCAGCGGGACAAACGCGACCGCGCCGCGGCCCTGCCCGGCACCCCGCCGCGGTTCGTCCCCGTCGACTTCGGCCGCGACCCCCTGGCCGGGACGCTCGCGGCGCACGGGCATCACGCCGACCTGGCCACCACCTGGATCTGGGAGGGCGTCGTGCCGTACCTGACCAGAGCCGAGGTGACCGCCACGGTGGCCGCGGTCGCCGCCTGCTCCGCGCCCGGCAGTCGCCTGGTCGTCAACTTCCAGAGCCCCGCCACCTCCGCGCGGCTGGGCCGGATCGCCGCCCGGCTGCTGACCGCCTCCACCGGCCGGCCAAGCGTCTGGGCCGACGAGCCGTGGCGCTCGACCTGGACGCCCGCCGCCATGGCCGCCCTGCTCACCCGCCACGGCTTCACCGTCACCGCCGGCGAGAACCTGCTCGACACGGCGCGAAGGCTGGCCCTGCCGGTGCGCCACGCGCGGTCGCTGCGCCACGGCCAGATCATGGTCGCCGATCGGGCCTGA
- a CDS encoding S8 family serine peptidase, translated as MRRRKIAWRGSVTALVVVAAGLPATGALAGPDGRPAGAQGSHPEDCAQLSYPEDPGFVARSPGELDAAKTSWETPEYGNYTGHNPSTPGTAVNSPWQLTAVNASTAYALGYCGQGVTLGMMDSGYRPTHEAFQTELIEPVRAEGVYGTSGYGYRGATPANPFTAGEWFTVAGDQARTSDYSHGNGMLGVTSGMRDGIDQHGIAFGSKMYVAKTGGSDSQSHGPFHDYVYWYTANKALVDAGAQVINSSWGSYVQTLDRTRYDGLGRDLGVNGNLANAYQVAGKDSASATAMATIIPNEHLKDLEYQYFFFKKSYSEGGIQYNPDHPGRSFMDAIWDAIKDSGTVNARSAGNNDWSNPYFRPAYPLFNPSAEKQWIAVGGVQPPTATNPEYTKQFGYNEAGLAKWWNVSTPSNNVRTTSSSGDTNYSNSSGTSPATPVATSVMGVLLSRYPDMDAKQVRELMLTTANNKMSDGVRFLGTGQTSPSGESIAWTAPDGLPDERWGWGIPDLAKGMYGPGQLLSPMTYNMDKAPVDVWSNDIGQIAIKEREREDREWLAGYQKHGIAFAGEFSPNVLHPDGTLDDHAFMLQGILADPQIQAITNGHPERYDKITYADAVKWRKEWMDQRAAYIQNNIDNNLYTASLTKQGPGTLIMTGDETYEGGTTVDGGKLSITGSHASSIDVKGGTLGGSGSVGDRVTVTSGVLRPGLTPDEAAKLTGTSAGNVLTVGGNVTVGGQGRVAVTISGDTDYTSVRAAGQLVLGGELDLDVRGKLTPGTVFTIMSGSSITGAFHALPENRALNVGGHLFRVSYQNNSVTLTVLHPVPNNGK; from the coding sequence ATGCGAAGACGAAAGATTGCCTGGCGCGGCTCGGTGACGGCCCTGGTGGTCGTGGCCGCCGGCCTGCCGGCGACCGGCGCCCTGGCCGGGCCCGACGGACGCCCGGCCGGCGCGCAGGGGTCTCACCCGGAAGACTGCGCGCAGTTGTCGTACCCGGAAGACCCCGGCTTCGTCGCCAGGAGCCCGGGCGAACTGGATGCCGCCAAAACCAGTTGGGAAACTCCGGAGTACGGCAATTACACCGGCCATAATCCGTCCACTCCTGGCACAGCCGTCAATTCCCCCTGGCAGCTCACCGCGGTGAACGCGTCCACCGCCTACGCCCTCGGGTACTGCGGGCAGGGCGTCACGCTGGGCATGATGGACTCGGGCTACCGGCCCACACACGAAGCATTCCAGACCGAACTGATCGAACCGGTACGAGCGGAGGGTGTCTACGGCACGTCCGGCTACGGATACCGTGGCGCGACCCCGGCGAACCCCTTCACTGCGGGCGAGTGGTTCACGGTGGCCGGTGACCAGGCGAGAACAAGCGACTACTCGCACGGGAACGGCATGCTCGGGGTCACCTCCGGCATGCGCGATGGCATAGACCAGCACGGCATCGCCTTCGGATCAAAAATGTACGTCGCCAAGACCGGGGGCTCCGACAGCCAGTCCCACGGTCCCTTCCACGATTACGTGTACTGGTACACCGCCAACAAGGCCCTGGTCGACGCGGGCGCCCAGGTCATCAACAGCAGTTGGGGCTCCTATGTCCAGACTCTCGACAGGACCCGCTATGACGGCCTGGGAAGAGACCTTGGAGTCAACGGCAACCTCGCCAACGCCTACCAGGTGGCCGGCAAGGACAGCGCCAGCGCCACGGCGATGGCGACCATCATCCCCAACGAGCACCTGAAGGATCTGGAGTACCAGTACTTCTTCTTCAAGAAGAGCTATTCGGAAGGCGGCATCCAATACAATCCGGACCACCCCGGTCGTTCCTTCATGGACGCCATCTGGGACGCCATCAAGGACAGCGGCACCGTCAACGCGAGGTCGGCGGGCAACAACGACTGGAGCAACCCGTACTTCCGCCCGGCGTATCCCCTCTTCAATCCCTCGGCGGAAAAGCAGTGGATAGCCGTCGGCGGGGTGCAACCGCCCACCGCGACCAATCCCGAATACACGAAGCAGTTCGGGTACAACGAGGCCGGGCTCGCCAAATGGTGGAACGTGTCCACCCCGTCGAACAACGTCCGGACCACGAGCAGCAGTGGTGACACCAACTATTCAAACTCGAGCGGCACATCACCGGCAACGCCCGTTGCGACCTCGGTGATGGGGGTCCTGCTCTCCCGCTACCCGGACATGGACGCCAAGCAGGTGCGTGAGCTGATGCTCACCACGGCGAACAACAAGATGTCCGACGGCGTGCGGTTCCTCGGCACCGGGCAGACCTCCCCCTCCGGGGAATCCATCGCCTGGACCGCTCCCGACGGCCTTCCGGACGAACGCTGGGGCTGGGGAATTCCCGACCTGGCCAAGGGCATGTACGGCCCCGGCCAGCTCCTGAGCCCCATGACCTACAACATGGACAAGGCGCCGGTGGACGTCTGGTCGAACGACATCGGCCAGATCGCGATCAAGGAACGGGAACGGGAAGATCGCGAGTGGCTGGCGGGCTACCAGAAGCACGGCATCGCCTTCGCCGGTGAGTTCAGCCCGAACGTGCTGCACCCGGACGGCACGCTCGACGACCACGCCTTCATGCTTCAGGGGATTCTGGCTGACCCGCAGATCCAGGCCATCACGAACGGCCACCCCGAGCGGTACGACAAGATCACCTACGCGGACGCGGTCAAGTGGCGCAAGGAATGGATGGACCAGCGCGCGGCCTACATCCAGAACAACATCGACAACAACCTCTACACGGCTTCGCTGACCAAGCAAGGTCCCGGGACGTTGATCATGACGGGCGACGAGACCTACGAGGGCGGCACGACGGTTGACGGCGGCAAGCTGTCGATCACCGGCTCGCACGCAAGCTCGATCGACGTCAAGGGCGGCACGCTCGGCGGCAGTGGCAGCGTGGGTGACCGCGTGACCGTCACCAGCGGCGTGCTGCGGCCCGGGCTCACGCCCGACGAGGCCGCGAAGCTCACCGGCACCTCCGCGGGCAACGTCCTGACCGTCGGCGGGAACGTGACCGTGGGCGGGCAGGGTCGCGTCGCCGTCACGATCTCCGGCGACACGGACTACACGAGCGTCCGGGCGGCGGGCCAGCTGGTGCTGGGCGGCGAGCTGGACCTGGACGTGCGGGGCAAGCTGACCCCGGGCACCGTGTTCACGATCATGAGCGGTAGCTCGATCACGGGAGCTTTCCACGCGCTGCCCGAGAACCGGGCCCTGAACGTGGGCGGCCACCTGTTCCGGGTGTCCTACCAGAACAACAGCGTGACGCTGACCGTCCTGCACCCGGTGCCGAACAACGGGAAGTAG
- a CDS encoding SRPBCC family protein, with protein sequence MTTTTTAGTTKVYRVYIKATPQAIWDAITKPEWTRKYGYQGIADFDLRPGGRYRALAIPEHREAGMPEVPVEGEVIEVDPPVRLVQTWRPTWLDEPATRLTYEIAERGNGVTSLTVTHELAGAPQTLAQVNGEVENAGGGWPEVLSDLKSLLETGSSLYA encoded by the coding sequence ATGACCACCACGACGACGGCCGGTACGACCAAGGTCTACCGGGTCTACATCAAGGCGACCCCGCAGGCGATCTGGGACGCGATCACCAAGCCCGAGTGGACCCGGAAGTACGGCTACCAGGGCATCGCCGACTTCGACCTGCGGCCGGGCGGCCGGTACCGGGCCCTGGCCATCCCCGAGCACCGGGAGGCCGGGATGCCCGAGGTGCCCGTGGAGGGCGAGGTGATCGAGGTGGACCCGCCCGTCCGGCTGGTCCAGACCTGGCGGCCGACCTGGCTCGACGAGCCGGCGACCCGGCTGACCTACGAGATCGCGGAGCGGGGCAACGGCGTCACCTCCCTGACGGTGACCCACGAGCTGGCCGGCGCCCCGCAGACCCTGGCACAGGTCAACGGCGAGGTCGAGAACGCCGGCGGTGGCTGGCCCGAGGTCCTCAGCGACCTGAAGTCGCTGCTGGAGACCGGCAGCTCGCTCTACGCCTGA
- a CDS encoding S1 family peptidase: MVRWRTLTGLVAAALAAVTAGSLTLAAPAVADPAPITPNVVGGTRAAQSEFPFMVRLSMGCGGALYSPRLVLTAAHCVGATGTNTSITATLGVIDLQSSSRITVRSNYVYRAPGYNGNGKDWALIRLATPVTGLSTLKVANTTAYDNGTFTIAGWGAAREGGAQQRYLLKATVPFVSDATCNANYGGDIIPAEEICAGYAGGGVDTCQGDSGGPMFRRDASNAWIQVGIVSWGNGCARPNYPGVYTQVSYFSSAIASAAASLGG; encoded by the coding sequence ATGGTTCGCTGGCGTACCCTCACCGGCCTGGTGGCCGCCGCGCTGGCCGCGGTGACCGCGGGCAGCCTCACCCTCGCCGCACCCGCAGTCGCCGACCCCGCGCCCATCACGCCGAACGTCGTCGGCGGCACCCGCGCCGCTCAAAGCGAGTTCCCGTTCATGGTGCGGCTCTCGATGGGCTGCGGCGGCGCGCTGTACAGCCCCCGGCTGGTGCTCACGGCCGCCCACTGCGTCGGCGCCACGGGCACCAACACGAGCATCACGGCGACCCTCGGCGTGATCGACCTCCAGTCGTCCAGCCGGATCACGGTACGGTCGAACTACGTCTACCGGGCCCCCGGCTACAACGGCAACGGCAAGGACTGGGCTCTGATCCGCCTGGCCACCCCGGTCACCGGGCTGAGCACCCTGAAGGTCGCCAACACCACCGCGTACGACAACGGCACGTTCACGATCGCCGGCTGGGGCGCGGCACGGGAAGGCGGCGCGCAACAGCGGTACCTGCTCAAGGCGACCGTGCCGTTCGTCAGCGACGCCACCTGCAACGCCAACTACGGCGGCGACATCATTCCGGCGGAGGAGATCTGCGCCGGGTACGCCGGCGGCGGCGTGGACACCTGCCAGGGCGACTCGGGCGGGCCGATGTTCCGCCGCGACGCCAGCAACGCCTGGATCCAGGTCGGCATCGTGAGCTGGGGCAACGGCTGTGCCCGGCCCAACTACCCCGGTGTCTACACCCAGGTCAGCTACTTCTCCTCGGCCATCGCCTCGGCCGCGGCGAGCCTCGGCGGCTGA
- a CDS encoding M1 family metallopeptidase yields MRRHVPLILLVAPLLVAGCTTPEPAAPAAGSSTPTTTPSPTAPAVDYTAWQAGRSTPVADRVYPARGTDALDVLHYDLALDWAPTTRTLTGTATLRIRPTKDAPNLVLDFMPYQVDGVTLDDATVTGTVAKEKLTVTAPVVADKPVTLVVKYHGKPKTTPMPSHRKDVENLGLTVTKEGGLWTTQEPFGAFTWYPANDQPSDEALYDIKVTVPTGWTAIASGTPAGQSGTTFTYRSADPVATYLTTLAVGKYEKLTAKGPRGIPLTYWYRKGADDKLLPYLKKSPQYLAWLEKKFGPYPFPSGGVVVVDSASGMETQQMITMGRKIENTKARRDRWGGDLLHEYAHQWFGDSVTPTTWTDLWLNEGWAQYAQDLYTKETLHLSDASLDRYLRDADAAARKKLGPPGKPNPKNFAEGNVYLCPEAMLHEIHRKLGDKAFFALARAWVQDQRNTQQDRASFIAFVNKQTGRDFTKLINTWLDSKTTPKAVTVA; encoded by the coding sequence ATGCGTCGCCACGTACCACTGATCCTGCTGGTCGCACCGCTGCTCGTCGCAGGGTGCACCACCCCCGAGCCGGCCGCCCCGGCCGCCGGCTCGTCCACCCCCACGACCACGCCGAGCCCCACCGCCCCGGCCGTCGACTACACCGCCTGGCAGGCCGGGCGCTCGACCCCGGTGGCCGACCGGGTCTACCCGGCCCGGGGCACCGACGCCCTCGACGTCCTGCACTACGACCTGGCGCTGGACTGGGCCCCGACGACCCGGACCCTCACGGGCACCGCCACCCTGCGGATCCGGCCCACGAAGGACGCCCCCAACCTGGTCCTCGACTTCATGCCCTACCAGGTCGACGGGGTGACGCTGGACGACGCGACGGTGACCGGAACCGTCGCGAAGGAGAAGCTCACCGTGACCGCCCCGGTCGTCGCCGACAAGCCGGTGACGCTGGTGGTCAAGTACCACGGCAAGCCGAAGACGACGCCCATGCCGTCGCACCGCAAGGACGTGGAAAACCTGGGCCTCACCGTCACCAAGGAGGGCGGCCTCTGGACGACGCAGGAGCCCTTCGGCGCCTTCACCTGGTACCCGGCGAACGACCAGCCGTCCGACGAAGCCCTCTACGACATCAAGGTCACCGTCCCGACGGGCTGGACCGCCATCGCCAGCGGCACCCCGGCCGGGCAGTCCGGCACCACCTTCACCTACCGCAGCGCCGACCCGGTCGCCACGTACCTGACCACGCTCGCCGTCGGGAAGTACGAGAAGCTGACCGCCAAGGGGCCCCGTGGCATCCCGTTGACCTACTGGTACCGCAAGGGCGCCGACGACAAGCTGCTGCCGTACCTCAAGAAGTCCCCCCAGTACCTGGCCTGGCTGGAGAAGAAGTTCGGCCCGTACCCGTTCCCGTCCGGCGGGGTCGTGGTGGTGGACTCGGCGTCCGGCATGGAGACCCAGCAGATGATCACGATGGGCCGGAAGATCGAGAACACCAAGGCCCGCCGCGACCGCTGGGGCGGCGACCTGCTGCACGAGTACGCCCACCAGTGGTTCGGCGACTCCGTCACCCCGACCACCTGGACCGACCTGTGGCTGAACGAGGGCTGGGCCCAGTACGCCCAGGACCTGTACACCAAGGAGACCCTGCACCTCAGTGACGCCAGCCTGGACCGGTACCTGCGCGACGCCGACGCCGCCGCGCGCAAGAAGCTCGGCCCGCCCGGCAAGCCCAACCCGAAGAACTTCGCCGAGGGCAACGTCTACCTCTGCCCGGAGGCCATGCTCCACGAGATCCACCGGAAGCTGGGCGACAAGGCGTTCTTCGCGCTGGCCCGCGCCTGGGTGCAGGATCAGCGCAACACCCAGCAGGACCGGGCGTCGTTCATCGCCTTCGTGAACAAGCAGACCGGGCGCGACTTCACCAAGCTCATCAACACCTGGCTGGATTCGAAGACCACGCCGAAGGCCGTCACCGTCGCGTGA
- a CDS encoding DNA glycosylase AlkZ-like family protein, which produces MTVHELSRRDARRLAMRAQLLDAHRPSGMFDVVRRLTLLQNDPTAAVAPSADLVLWSRLGSSYAPAQLRDALDEQTLLELHGFVRPPEDLALYRAEMAEWPGRPPLRDWQEGLRDWVDANNGCRLDILARLRSDGPLPSRDLPDTCVVSWRSSGWTNNRNVTKMIDFLVQRGEVAAAGRRGADRLWDLAERVYPDEAVPYEEACRIRAARRLRALGIARPRAAESAFEPNDVGAVGEPAVVEGVKGQWRVDPELLDREFTGRTALLSPLDRLVFDRRRMTELFEYDYQLEMYKPAAKRRWGYWALPILHGDRLVGKLDATADRRGGVFRVDAIHQDVPFTGAMTTAVRQEIEELARWLGLKLAVAS; this is translated from the coding sequence GTGACCGTGCACGAGCTGTCCCGCCGCGACGCCCGCCGCCTCGCGATGCGCGCCCAGTTGCTCGACGCCCACCGCCCGAGCGGCATGTTCGACGTCGTCCGCCGGTTGACGCTGCTGCAGAACGACCCGACGGCGGCCGTGGCCCCCAGCGCCGACCTGGTCCTGTGGAGCCGTCTCGGCTCCTCGTACGCCCCGGCCCAGCTGCGCGACGCCCTCGACGAGCAGACCCTGCTGGAGCTGCACGGCTTCGTCCGCCCTCCGGAGGACCTCGCGCTGTACCGGGCGGAGATGGCCGAGTGGCCGGGCCGTCCGCCGCTGCGCGACTGGCAGGAGGGCCTGCGGGACTGGGTGGACGCCAACAACGGCTGCCGGCTGGACATCCTGGCCCGGCTCCGCTCCGACGGGCCGCTGCCGTCGCGCGACCTGCCGGACACGTGCGTGGTCTCCTGGCGCTCCTCCGGCTGGACGAACAACCGCAACGTCACCAAGATGATCGACTTTCTCGTCCAGCGGGGCGAGGTCGCGGCCGCCGGCCGGCGCGGCGCCGACCGGCTGTGGGACCTCGCCGAGCGCGTCTACCCCGACGAGGCGGTGCCCTACGAGGAGGCGTGCCGGATCCGTGCCGCCCGGCGGCTGCGCGCGCTGGGCATCGCGCGCCCCCGGGCCGCGGAGAGCGCGTTCGAACCCAACGACGTGGGGGCGGTGGGGGAGCCCGCGGTGGTCGAGGGCGTGAAGGGCCAGTGGCGGGTCGACCCCGAGCTGCTGGACCGGGAGTTCACCGGCCGCACGGCGCTGCTGTCCCCGCTGGACCGGCTCGTCTTCGACCGCCGGCGGATGACCGAGCTGTTCGAGTACGACTACCAGCTGGAGATGTACAAGCCGGCCGCCAAGCGCCGCTGGGGCTACTGGGCGCTGCCGATCCTCCACGGGGACCGCCTGGTCGGCAAGCTCGACGCCACCGCCGACCGCAGGGGCGGCGTGTTCCGGGTGGACGCGATCCACCAGGACGTGCCGTTCACCGGAGCGATGACGACCGCCGTGCGGCAGGAGATCGAGGAGCTGGCGCGGTGGCTCGGGCTGAAGCTGGCCGTGGCCTCCTGA